The Daucus carota subsp. sativus chromosome 2, DH1 v3.0, whole genome shotgun sequence genome includes a window with the following:
- the LOC108208273 gene encoding protein trichome birefringence-like 20, producing MKVQHDTTVILFSKNPTRRIPQTTLLLVAFTIIFTITSIFHPSLQKSIIRLSRSISQFSLSRNVDKVECDLFKGQWVRNRRGPYYTNETCGAIQEHQNCIKNGRPDIGFTKWRWQPDGCELEVFDPVIFLSLMRGKSLAFVGDSIARNHVQSLICLLSKVTHPIETSHNKEDQDSRRWEYKDYNFNISIFWSPYLVRTQKTDPKDVTRPFNLYLDEFDKSWTSQIKQFDYVIISAAQWFFRPSMYYVKRRLIGCLYCPQNITQYPAEFGYQFAFRTAFRAINTVKKYKGVTFLRTYAPSHFENGKWDKGGNCPRKRPYRRNKMALDDYNLKINNIQLREFETAEKTGRRKGLRFRLLNVTHVMLMRPDGHPNKYGHGPGEKEGLVNDCVHWCLPGPIDAWNDFLLEMVKRESHVARSSRRFTLH from the exons ATGAAGGTCCAACATGATACTACAGTAATATTATTTTCCAAGAACCCAACAAGAAGAATCCCACAAACAACTCTATTGCTCGTTGCCTTCACAATCATCTTTACAATCACCTCTATTTTCCACCCTTCATTACAGAAGTCGATCATCAGATTATCAAGATCAATTTCACAATTCAGTCTTTCGAGAAATGTCGATAAGGTGGAGTGTGATTTGTTTAAAGGGCAGTGGGTGAGGAACCGGAGGGGGCCTTATTACACGAATGAGACCTGCGGTGCCATTCAGGAGCATCAGAATTGTATAAAGAATGGGAGGCCAGATATAGGGTTTACCAAGTGGAGGTGGCAGCCTGATGGATGTGAATTGGAAGTGTTTGATCCGGTGATCTTCTTGAGCTTAATGAGAGGCAAGTCTCTTGCTTTTGTCGGAGACTCTATTGCTAGAAATCATGTGCAGTCATTGATATGTCTCTTGTCTAAG GTAACACATCCAATAGAAACTTCCCACAATAAAGAAGACCAGGATTCCAGAAGATGGGAGTACAAAGATTACAACTTTAATATCTCCATTTTTTGGTCACCCTACTTGGTCCGGACACAAAAAACAGATCCTAAGGACGTGACTCGCCCCTTCAATCTTTACCTGGACGAATTTGACAAGTCATGGACAAGCCAAATAAAACAATTCGACTACGTGATCATTTCTGCAGCCCAATGGTTCTTCCGTCCCAGCATGTACTACGTTAAACGCCGCCTCATCGGATGCCTCTACTGCCCCCAGAACATCACTCAGTACCCGGCTGAGTTCGGCTACCAGTTTGCATTTCGCACAGCCTTCAGAGCCATAAACACAGTGAAAAAATACAAGGGTGTCACTTTTCTGAGAACATATGCACCTTCACATTTCGAAAATGGTAAATGGGACAAGGGTGGAAACTGTCCAAGAAAAAGGCCTTACAGGAGAAATAAAATGGCCTTGgatgattacaatttgaaaataaataacattCAGCTAAGAGAATTTGAAACTGCAGAAAAAACAGGGAGAAGAAAAGGATTGAGGTTTAGACTGTTGAACGTGACGCATGTTATGCTGATGAGACCAGATGGGCACCCAAATAAGTATGGACATGGGCCTGGGGAGAAAGAAGGCTTGGTTAATGATTGTGTGCATTGGTGCCTTCCTGGCCCAATTGATGCTTGGAATGATTTTTTACTTGAGATGGTGAAGAGGGAAAGTCACGTAGCTAGAAGTAGTCGTCGTTTTACTTTGCATTAA
- the LOC108209561 gene encoding protein trichome birefringence-like 19, which yields MKSNNIAANHTPLFHPKFSKLIIFFISTLLLLTLIPLYYPLRAFSSPHPTLPATPSPESSFPPDHANISSIVITEHEDCDIFTGEWVPTDQPPYYTNESCWAIHEHQNCVKYGKPDLNYMKWKWKPDECELPRFNPYQFLELVRDKSLTFVGDSLGRNQLQSLICMLSPVEFPIENSYTSDQNFIRWKYVGYNFTLSTFSSPFLVKTEEAKFNDSTHAGLFNLYLDEFDTKWTSQIEDFDHVIINAGHWFSRPGIYYEKGQIVGCRFCQIEKITDYPMTYGYKKALRTAFRAINSLKKFKGVTYLRTYSPMHFENGSWNDGGDCVRRKPFKSNEVSMEGINLELYMTQREEFKVAEQEAKRTGKRFRLLDLTPAMLLRPDGHPGRYGHWPNDNRTLYNDCVHWCLPGPIDTWSDILLQVMKTEGRRTYEEKLLQSKQDNIGPGSFKFH from the exons ATGAAGTCCAACAATATTGCCGCTAACCACACTCCCCTCTTCCACCCCAAATTCTCCAAactcatcatcttcttcatctccacccTCCTCCTCCTCACTCTCATCCCCCTCTACTACCCTCTCCGCGCCTTCTCCTCCCCCCACCCCACTCTCCCGGCCACCCCTTCGCCGGAATCCTCTTTTCCGCCGGACCACGCCAACATCAGCTCCATAGTCATCACTGAGCACGAGGATTGTGACATTTTTACCGGGGAGTGGGTCCCCACGGATCAGCCGCCTTATTACACGAACGAGTCGTGTTGGGCCATTCATGAACATCAGAATTGTGTCAAGTATGGGAAGCCTGATTTGAATTATATGAAGTGGAAGTGGAAGCCGGATGAGTGTGAGCTTCCGAGGTTTAATCCGTATCAGTTTCTTGAACTTGTTAGAGATAAGTCTTTAACTTTTGTCGGTGATTCACTTGGGAGGAACCAGCTCCAATCTTTGATCTGCATGTTATCCCCG GTGGAATTTCCTATAGAGAATTCATACACATcagatcaaaattttataaggTGGAAATATGTTGGTTACAATTTCACATTATCAACATTTTCATCACCCTTCTTGGTGAAGACAGAAGAAGCAAAATTTAATGATTCGACTCACGCTGGCCTCTTCAACCTCTACCTTGACGAATTTGATACAAAATGGACTTCCCAAATTGAAGATTTTGATCACGTGATCATTAATGCTGGCCACTGGTTCAGCCGTCCTGGTATATACTATGAAAAGGGTCAGATAGTTGGCTGCAGATTTTGTCAGATAGAGAAGATAACCGATTATCCAATGACATATGGATACAAAAAAGCACTGAGAACTGCTTTTAGAGCGATTAACAGCTTGAAGAAGTTCAAGGGTGTAACATATTTGAGGACTTACTCACCAATGCATTTTGAAAACGGGAGTTGGAATGATGGTGGTGATTGTGTCCGAAGAAAACCGTTCAAGAGCAACGAGGTAAGCATGGAAGGGATAAATTTAGAATTGTACATGACACAAAGAGAGGAATTTAAGGTTGCAGAACAAGAAGCCAAGAGAACAGGAAAGAGATTCAGGTTACTGGATTTAACACCAGCAATGCTGTTAAGACCAGATGGTCATCCTGGGAGATATGGTCACTGGCCAAATGATAACAGGACACTATATAATGATTGTGTTCATTGGTGTTTACCTGGACCAATTGATACTTGGAGTGATATATTGCTTCAGGTGATGAAGACAGAAGGCCGGAGAACGTACGAGGAGAAACTACTACAGTCGAAACAGGACAACATTGGACCAGGTAGTTTCAAGTTCCATTAA
- the LOC108209562 gene encoding uncharacterized protein LOC108209562 isoform X2: MAGLLAWAADVVRKTGVSDDEQDDVAFDSIPLIFTPEQQKYVRDLDQKANSLTRSIQDLRLRLPPPDISERLPHLHAHSIASNAALALQLNAHSATKEQAQLREITLQEENEAHLKAISNCEKKIQEKLQEADLLQNKLKEMDLAENNLKAELENVQASLDAEGSGDMIDSAVKPKAVVEAKGNIEALLEKLDRKKRELGSMELIVENLEIKWAEVQQNALKQPRPAEREKILDRQLHSLIEQLASKQAQAEGLVNDIHVKEIELESLNGLCRRIDTNTAEMNATRNRYNRTNSQKGPLYSDYIVDPYDKPPYNASGRVESLQRQMLMRRVKISLTVT; this comes from the exons ATGGCAGGATTGCTAGCATGGGCAGCAGATGTAGTAAGAAAAACAGGTGTTAGCGATGATGAACAAGACGACGTCGCTTTTGATTCAATCCCCTTGATTTTCACTCCCGAACAACAAAAATATGTTCGAGATTTGGATCAAAAGGCCAATTCACTCACTCGTTCCATTCAAGATTTGCGCCTCAGACTCCCCCCTCCTGATATTTCAGAGCGTCTTCCTCATTTACACGCCCATTCTATTGCATCTAATGCTGCCCTTGCTCTTCAATTGAATGCTCATTCAGCCACTAAGGAACAG GCACAATTAAGAGAGATTACTTTACAAGAAGAAAATGAAGCACATCTAAAGGCTATATCAAACTGCGAGAAGAAGATACAGGAGAAATTGCAGGAAGCTGATCTTCTTCAGAATAAGTTAAAG GAAATGGACTTGGCTGAAAATAATCTGAAGGCTGAACTGGAAAATGTTCAAGCTTCACTGGATGCTGAGGGATCCGGTGACATGATTGATTCAGCAGTTAAACCTAAAGCCGTAGTAGAAGCTAAAGGGAATATAGAAGCTCTTCTAGAAAAGTTGGATAGAAAGAAAAGAGAACTG GGCTCAATGGAACTGATTGTTGAGAATTTGGAAATTAAGTGGGCAGAAGTGCAACAAAATGCACTAAAGCAGCCTAGGCCAG CTGAAAGAGAAAAAATATTGGACAGACAGCTTCACAGCCTTATTGAGCAACTAGCATCAAAGCAG GCACAAGCAGAAGGATTGGTCAATGATATCCATGTGAAGGAGATCGAACTAGAAAGCCTAAATGGATTGTGCAGGCGAATTGACACAAATACTGCAGAGATGAATGCTACCAGAAACAGGTATAACAGGACAAACTCTCAAAAGGGACCTCTCTATTCTGATTATATTGTTGATCCATACGACAAGCCTCCTTATAATGCTAGTGGCCGAGTTGAGAGCCTGCAGAGGCAAATGCTGATGAG GAGGGTAAAGATTAGCCTCACAGTGACTTAG
- the LOC108209562 gene encoding uncharacterized protein LOC108209562 isoform X3, which produces MAGLLAWAADVVRKTGVSDDEQDDVAFDSIPLIFTPEQQKYVRDLDQKANSLTRSIQDLRLRLPPPDISERLPHLHAHSIASNAALALQLNAHSATKEQAQLREITLQEENEAHLKAISNCEKKIQEKLQEADLLQNKLKEMDLAENNLKAELENVQASLDAEGSGDMIDSAVKPKAVVEAKGNIEALLEKLDRKKRELGSMELIVENLEIKWAEVQQNALKQPRPAEREKILDRQLHSLIEQLASKQAQAEGLVNDIHVKEIELESLNGLCRRIDTNTAEMNATRNRYNRTNSQKGPLYSDYIVDPYDKPPYNASGRVESLQRQMLMSF; this is translated from the exons ATGGCAGGATTGCTAGCATGGGCAGCAGATGTAGTAAGAAAAACAGGTGTTAGCGATGATGAACAAGACGACGTCGCTTTTGATTCAATCCCCTTGATTTTCACTCCCGAACAACAAAAATATGTTCGAGATTTGGATCAAAAGGCCAATTCACTCACTCGTTCCATTCAAGATTTGCGCCTCAGACTCCCCCCTCCTGATATTTCAGAGCGTCTTCCTCATTTACACGCCCATTCTATTGCATCTAATGCTGCCCTTGCTCTTCAATTGAATGCTCATTCAGCCACTAAGGAACAG GCACAATTAAGAGAGATTACTTTACAAGAAGAAAATGAAGCACATCTAAAGGCTATATCAAACTGCGAGAAGAAGATACAGGAGAAATTGCAGGAAGCTGATCTTCTTCAGAATAAGTTAAAG GAAATGGACTTGGCTGAAAATAATCTGAAGGCTGAACTGGAAAATGTTCAAGCTTCACTGGATGCTGAGGGATCCGGTGACATGATTGATTCAGCAGTTAAACCTAAAGCCGTAGTAGAAGCTAAAGGGAATATAGAAGCTCTTCTAGAAAAGTTGGATAGAAAGAAAAGAGAACTG GGCTCAATGGAACTGATTGTTGAGAATTTGGAAATTAAGTGGGCAGAAGTGCAACAAAATGCACTAAAGCAGCCTAGGCCAG CTGAAAGAGAAAAAATATTGGACAGACAGCTTCACAGCCTTATTGAGCAACTAGCATCAAAGCAG GCACAAGCAGAAGGATTGGTCAATGATATCCATGTGAAGGAGATCGAACTAGAAAGCCTAAATGGATTGTGCAGGCGAATTGACACAAATACTGCAGAGATGAATGCTACCAGAAACAGGTATAACAGGACAAACTCTCAAAAGGGACCTCTCTATTCTGATTATATTGTTGATCCATACGACAAGCCTCCTTATAATGCTAGTGGCCGAGTTGAGAGCCTGCAGAGGCAAATGCTGATGAG CTTTTGA
- the LOC108209562 gene encoding uncharacterized protein LOC108209562 isoform X1 → MAGLLAWAADVVRKTGVSDDEQDDVAFDSIPLIFTPEQQKYVRDLDQKANSLTRSIQDLRLRLPPPDISERLPHLHAHSIASNAALALQLNAHSATKEQAQLREITLQEENEAHLKAISNCEKKIQEKLQEADLLQNKLKEMDLAENNLKAELENVQASLDAEGSGDMIDSAVKPKAVVEAKGNIEALLEKLDRKKRELGSMELIVENLEIKWAEVQQNALKQPRPAEREKILDRQLHSLIEQLASKQAQAEGLVNDIHVKEIELESLNGLCRRIDTNTAEMNATRNRYNRTNSQKGPLYSDYIVDPYDKPPYNASGRVESLQRQMLMRSAFVLYILLLHILVFIKISF, encoded by the exons ATGGCAGGATTGCTAGCATGGGCAGCAGATGTAGTAAGAAAAACAGGTGTTAGCGATGATGAACAAGACGACGTCGCTTTTGATTCAATCCCCTTGATTTTCACTCCCGAACAACAAAAATATGTTCGAGATTTGGATCAAAAGGCCAATTCACTCACTCGTTCCATTCAAGATTTGCGCCTCAGACTCCCCCCTCCTGATATTTCAGAGCGTCTTCCTCATTTACACGCCCATTCTATTGCATCTAATGCTGCCCTTGCTCTTCAATTGAATGCTCATTCAGCCACTAAGGAACAG GCACAATTAAGAGAGATTACTTTACAAGAAGAAAATGAAGCACATCTAAAGGCTATATCAAACTGCGAGAAGAAGATACAGGAGAAATTGCAGGAAGCTGATCTTCTTCAGAATAAGTTAAAG GAAATGGACTTGGCTGAAAATAATCTGAAGGCTGAACTGGAAAATGTTCAAGCTTCACTGGATGCTGAGGGATCCGGTGACATGATTGATTCAGCAGTTAAACCTAAAGCCGTAGTAGAAGCTAAAGGGAATATAGAAGCTCTTCTAGAAAAGTTGGATAGAAAGAAAAGAGAACTG GGCTCAATGGAACTGATTGTTGAGAATTTGGAAATTAAGTGGGCAGAAGTGCAACAAAATGCACTAAAGCAGCCTAGGCCAG CTGAAAGAGAAAAAATATTGGACAGACAGCTTCACAGCCTTATTGAGCAACTAGCATCAAAGCAG GCACAAGCAGAAGGATTGGTCAATGATATCCATGTGAAGGAGATCGAACTAGAAAGCCTAAATGGATTGTGCAGGCGAATTGACACAAATACTGCAGAGATGAATGCTACCAGAAACAGGTATAACAGGACAAACTCTCAAAAGGGACCTCTCTATTCTGATTATATTGTTGATCCATACGACAAGCCTCCTTATAATGCTAGTGGCCGAGTTGAGAGCCTGCAGAGGCAAATGCTGATGAGGTCAGCTTTTGTGCTGTACATTTTATTGCTTCACATCctggtatttatcaaaatatctTTTTGA